In Gimesia panareensis, the genomic window GGCTTCGACGAATTCTTCGGTTTCATGCACGAGGGGCATTACTTCGTGCCGCCCCCTTATCAGGGCGTCACCACCATGCTGCGTCGTAAGGCGATCCCCGGCGGCGGAAAGGGACGCTGGATCAGTGACCAACTGATCTATTCCACTCATATGGGATACGATGAACCGGACTACGACGCCAACAACCCCATCATTCGCGGCGGACAGCCGGTCGTGGAAACGGAATACCTGACTGATGCTTTTACCCGTGAAGCGGTCAGCTTTATCGATCGGCACCAGGACAAACCCTTTTTCTTATACCTGGCATACAATGCAGTCCACAGTCCGCTGCAGGGTAAGCAGGCCGACATGCAGCGTTTTCAAAAGATTGAAGATGTCCATCGCCGGGTCTTTGCCGCCATGCTGTCTTCCCTGGATCAAAGTGTGGGCCAGATTCTGAAACAGGTGCACTCGGCGAATCTGGATCGAAAAACACTGATTGTCTTTCTGAGTGACAACGGCGGACCCACCCGTGAACTGACCTCCAGTAATCTGCCCCTTCGCGGCGAGAAAGGCTCCATGTATGAAGGAGGGCTGCGGATTCCATTCCTGATGCGCTGGACTGACAAGCTGCCTGCCGGGGAAATTTATCAAGCGCCGGTCAGCAGTATGGATCTTTTCAGCACGTCAGCGGCCCTCTCGGGAGCGAAGATCCCGGAGCACCTGGATGGTCAGAATCTGATGCCCTATCTGTTGAACGAAAAGACCGGCGTGCCGCACACCGAATTTTTCTGGCGACAGGGCAAACGGGCGGCACTCCGCCTGGGAGACTGGAAGATTGTCAAGATGCGCGGCAAACCTGGTGCTGCTGCCTGGGAGTTGTATCGTATCACGGACGATCTGTCGGAACAGAACAATCTCGCCAGTCAACACCCGGACAAATTAGAGGAACTGCTCACCCGTTGGAACGAACTCAACTCGCAGATGAAACCCGCCCTGTTTTAATTATTTTGCAGCAGGTGCGACCGCGCCAGGCCGACTGCTCCCCTGTTCGATCAGGTCGGCTAAC contains:
- a CDS encoding sulfatase, whose amino-acid sequence is MNLKTLIPLLFALNFCINPQLLAEQPNIIILLADDLGYGELGCQGNPQIPTPHIDSLAQEGMRFTQAYVTAPNCSPSRAGLLTGKIPTRFGYEFNPIGARNEDPGTGLPPAEQTLAELLHDQGYTTGLIGKWHLGGTADYHPYRHGFDEFFGFMHEGHYFVPPPYQGVTTMLRRKAIPGGGKGRWISDQLIYSTHMGYDEPDYDANNPIIRGGQPVVETEYLTDAFTREAVSFIDRHQDKPFFLYLAYNAVHSPLQGKQADMQRFQKIEDVHRRVFAAMLSSLDQSVGQILKQVHSANLDRKTLIVFLSDNGGPTRELTSSNLPLRGEKGSMYEGGLRIPFLMRWTDKLPAGEIYQAPVSSMDLFSTSAALSGAKIPEHLDGQNLMPYLLNEKTGVPHTEFFWRQGKRAALRLGDWKIVKMRGKPGAAAWELYRITDDLSEQNNLASQHPDKLEELLTRWNELNSQMKPALF